Part of the Salvelinus fontinalis isolate EN_2023a chromosome 1, ASM2944872v1, whole genome shotgun sequence genome is shown below.
agggagagagaatgagatatATTTTGTACTGCAGTCTCTCTATCTCACAATACTAGTAGTGTTTGTGtgaatgtacactaccggtcaaaagttttagaacactgactcattgaagggtttttctttatttttactactatagaataatagtgaagacatcacaactatgaaataacaaatggaatcatgtagtaatcaaacaagtgttaaataaatcaaaatatatgttatatttgagattcttcaaatagccaccctttgccttgatgagcttttcacactcttggcattctctcaaccagcttcaccaggaatgcttttccaacagtcttgaaggagttcccacatatgctgagcacttgttggctgcttttccttcactctgcggtctgactcatcccaaaccatgtcaatttggtagaggtcaggggattgtggaggccaagtcatctgatgtagcactaaatcacagacagtgtcaccagcaaagcacccccacaccataacacctcctcctccgtgctttactgtgggaaatacacatgcagagataatccgttcacccacagggcgtctcacaaagacacggcggttggaaccaaaaatctccaatttggactcatcagaccaaaggacacatttccactggtctaatgtctattactcatgtttcttggcccaagcaagtctcttattattattggtgtcctttagtagtggtttctttgcaacaattcgaccatgaaggcctgattcacacagtctcctctgaacagttgatgttgagatgtgtttgttacttgaactctgtgaagcatttatttgggctgcattttctgaggctggtaactctaatgaacttatcctctgcagcagaggtaactctgggtcttccattcctgtggcggtcttcatgagagccagtttcatcatagcgcttgatgatttttgtgactgcacttgaagaaactttcaaagttcttaaaatgttccgtattgactgaccttcatgtcttaaagtaatgatggtctgtcatttctctttgcttatttgagctgttcttgccataatagggacttggtcttttaccaaaatagggctatcttctgtatacccccctaccttgtcaccacacaactgattgactgaaacacattaagaaggaaagaaattccacaaattaacttttaacaaggcacacctgttaattgaaatgcattccagttgactacctcatgaagctggttgagagaatgccaagagtgtgcaaagttgtcatcaaggcaaagggtgactatttgaagaatctcaaatataaaatatattttgatttgtttaacacttttttggttacaacgcgattccatatgtgttatttcatagttttgatgtcttcattattatgctacaatgtagaaaatagtaaaaaataaagaaaaacccttgaatgagtaggtgttctaaaactttggaccggtagtgtatgtagtTGCCAACTTGCCACCACAGCTTAGTCCCAAATAACAATGAAACCCTCATCTCAGTGATCTTTTCTAGGTCACAAGAGGTTATGTGAACAGACTGTTGAAGTACCCTGAACAGCCCATACCGCCAAAGCAGCACAAGGTTAGTAGCACTCTTACTTCTTTCCATAGCAGCAAATGGATACTTTAGACATTCAAGAGAGAGTTGTTTCTCATTGATATCCTGTTTAGCCATGGAATGTTCCATAAGAGCAAGATAGAAACTAGCCTTGAAAGCTGGTTGAAAGGACATTATCCCAACCAGCTTTGCCCATTGGGAAGGACTTTGGGATTGTTGCAAATACATGTTTGAAGTCTTAGACATTTCTGTTTCCTAAGTTTTACatgctctcccctgtccccccaGATGCTGAACTTGGTCTAGAATCACAACCACAATCAAAAtgcagccattttgccacatacTTGTAAGACTTCAATACATTTAACTCATGGAAACTTTATTCATTTTTGTGTCACTTCCATCATTTGTGTTTATTGTGCGTTTGAGATAACATTGTTTGTCATTGCCTGCTGTATTCATCTGGGTTGGTTAGTATTTATGGCCCTCTTATCTGTGCCCTAGCCATCAGTTAAGGCCTCAGAACAAATAGTAGTGCAGGTCAAAGTTCAAATTTAAATAGACGGCTCAGATGCTTTTGCTGGTTGATTGGTCCAGTGTTTCCCCCAGCACTACACGGCTGATTCAAATAActaactcatcattaagctttgattattttaatcagctgtgtagggCTAGGGAAAAACGAAATGTTTACCCAGGGgtgggccccaggaccgagtttaggAAACCCTGGATTGGTCCACCGTCTTCACCCATCAGTGGTCATGGACATCACAGCAACACCAAGCCAACCTgtcaaaataataaataattctTGCTAATTTATTTTCCTCAGTACAAACTCTATGGATTTACACCTATCAATCCATATagcttttaaaatattttttgtaaacACGATTTTCTTTCCGGTTGGGATTGCCGGTACGTACAATCATCATTGTCATCAACATAATTACAATCCATTTATATACAATGTATATGTACCACGTGAGTTATGGTAAGGTAAGCCTTTCCAAATGACCTCTAGAAGTAAGGATTTTAAGAGTCCGCTTAAGGGGTAGGTTCATAACAGATACTGCAGTGATAGTTACCATTTTCAGGCCTATTGTGGGACATCTCCAGTTGTACAGGTAGTAGTGTAGGCTCCTGTCCCCGATGCCAAACTTGAGCTTCTCCAGGAAAGAAGTGTTCTCCATCAGGTCCAGAACAGTGAAGACGTCAAAGCCTTTCTGTATCACAGAGAAACAGAggtgacagaaagagaaagagcatTTAGCCAAGGGGATTGATACAGTATGAATAAACTCATTCACTCGTCactcattctcacacacacacacacacacacacacacacacacacacacacacacacacacacacacacacacacacacacacacacacacacacacacacacacacacacacacacacacacacacacacacacacacacacacacacacacacagagctttgACCCCTCTACTCGCacagttgatttgatttgtggCCCCTACACACTCAGATTTGGCCCTCACACAGTCATTGCTATAGCTTtggcgcccacacacacactcacaggtttACCCGCAGACACATAAACGTTggcccccagacacacacactcacagatttGGCCAGGAACAGAGTATCCTCCATGAGGTCAGgcagtggagtggaggaggagacacagtagagggaATGGGCTGCCTTCAGCCCCTTGTGTACCGGATGGTTCAGCACCCTGGACACCATGGTGTAGAAACTCACAAAGTCTGTCAGCACACCAGCAGAGCTCTGTGCCAGGGAAACAGGGTGGTGTTCATTGGAGAAGAAAAGGGGACTGAAACATGGAAGGACTACCTGCACTTAATAAGAATAGGGGGAAATTGAAAACTACCTGTTATTGGCAGATAGGTTGGGaactctttttcttattggtctattagctAATTTACGCAGGCCAACACTTTTTTTGTCTTTTCAAACATCTCTTACACTAGAAGGGTATTATCATAATGTTCTATTATTCCAAcgtcatagtgtggaaatatatataaaacacaggtaaatcacgtttttgactgcccTGGGCCTTTAAGTAAACTCTGTTGGTCGTAGGATTTGAAGCTCAACTGAAGGCAATAAACAACATTTCTGATatggcctatgtggcatcgaATTTAGTCAGAAGAATGTATTCTCGTGTCAAATTGACTACAACGTGTAAATCATTTTGTTCATAAGGTCAGTCTTATCCAAAACTACGTTTTGTGAGTTAGTTCAAGTCATGACTGTTCGGTTTTGATTTCGACAATGCTCACTTTCCCTCTAACGCATGATACACAGCTGTGGTGATTGCCTCTATCCATTCCTACCACAGAACATACAGACAGTGACTCTGActttgtttacataagacaacaGGTCATGCATTTtattacttgagaaatactgcaccaaacaccagATGTAAAATTGTGCCACTTAAAACCTCCTCCTCTGCAAAAAAACTAAATTAAtcacagatttcttgagttatcttagattcattcGGGCTATTTTGAAGAAGTAATACTGGCTTTGTTCCAATGGTGTCTCATGGGGGACAAACATCAGTAACTGCCCCATTGAACCACACCCCCAAGACTGATATCTTGTTTTTCTTAATGAGCAACAGAGAAACACATGCAGAATCGGTGCGTTCAGTCACTCTTTAAAGCTGTAATCCATAGCGGTGAAGTTGCCACGTCCCTTTGCGATATTACAGCAGTAAAAGTGTTATTTCAAACAACAAACACCGTTTTTTCCCCCCTCCGACATCATTTCACATCATTTCAACATGCGGGAGAacaacaaatatattttttatttaccaCAATGCTGGATTCTCATTtcctcaaaacaaaaacaataacaaatgtgCCTGGGGCGGCCATTGGCACTGTTTAGCCTATTGTGGTTTTCAGCTTTAAGGGACTGCCAAAGCCCGGAGAACAATAATAATTTGCCTAACTGACTAAGGTATTGGAAGGTCACCAACCTCCACCACGTAGGTGTCAATCACATTCTCCCGTGGTAGCAACCAGTGCTCCACTTCCTCCTGAGACAGGACGGGGGTCAGGTGGTACTTCTTGAGGTACCCCTGAAGGAGCATGTGTACCCCTTTCACATCACCCCTTGTCATGGGCCGCAAACCTGCTGTTTTGGGAGCCTGACAGAAcgggaaagagagagcaagagcaggattggggtcaattccagTTTTCACTATCAAGCCATGGTACACACATGATGAGATTGTGATTGCAGTGTATTTAAGTGCGTCTGGTAGTAGTTGCATTGTGTTGGCCACAGGGGGGGCACCAGCCACACACTAACTTCAAGCAGGCGGTTGAGCTTGAGCGCTCGTTGGACGGTCATGTTGCCCCTCAGGCTGGAGATGGGGAAATTCACCTCGATCAGCTTGCGTGGGTTCAGAGAGCGGTGCCAGTACCTGCCAACATGTACACACACGATAGAAATGGGCGTAAACAGGAGAAGAGAAACAAAATGATATTTTTTGGACTAACTCGTGTATTCAGCAAGTCTTTCTAGTTTGAAGTCTGTCtatatattgtgtgtgtctgagtgtgtgtctacatttgtgtatgtgtgtgtagcacCTACCTGCAGGTAGCCACAGGTTTGGGCAGTACCCCGCTGGCAGTGTAGACGGCCTGGCAGACTCCCTGCAGGTTGACCCGTCTGGTGATCTCTCTGATGAGCACCGGGGTCATTCGTTTGGAGCGCAGCTTCTTGTGGACGCACAGGAAGTGGACCTGCACCATCCTCTTCTCCCTAGGGAACCATTCATTGTGAGGAACACATTTTGTCATGACACCCAGGCTATACCCATGTTTACTTGGGCGTCTAGCAAGAAGCTTATGACATAATGCTTTGTttactactgtattattataaCGTATGCAATAATGAATATTTTATAGCCTGGGGGCCAGACTTTCTGTATTCAACAATGCTACTACATTGTTTCACTCAATAGTTGCATCTAACCACTGAGTTGGGCTCAGCCACACAGAGATTTTGTATCCGTCGAAAACGGATGGCCACTTTTGACTCACGTGTCATATATGCGGATGTTAGTGGGCACAGCAGCGATGAAGCCCACTAGTTTCTGATTGGTGTTCACCTTTACCCCACAATGCCACTGGGGCAACCAACCTGGGGGGCACAGGGCcctagaggagaggggggatgagagagagagagagagagagagagagggaaataatgTTTTTTCAACACAATTAACTACCCACCTACTTGAGTTGCATTTTGGATAGTTTAATAGTTAGTTGGCTTATCTACAGACCAAAACAAAGATACATTCAGGTGCTGTAAACTTCACTCACCACAGCAGATACTCAGGGGAGAAGTCAAATCTGGAGGTGTTGTCATCCTCCTCCATATAGTTCTCATTCAGTAGAGCACACAGCTCCCTCAGCTGGAGAGGGACGGTAGAGAAGGGTAGCCAGAGTGGGAGAGTGTTTTCGTTTGATTCATCGATTGAACCCAATTGAATCAAATCCAATGTTTACTATTAACATACGGTTAGCTTTACTTTGACTAAATATATCTATTAGCTTTGGGAATATTGTTGTATCTTTAAAGTCGTGCCAATAGAGTTTTAATTGAAATatgaattggagagagagagagagagccataacATGCAAACACGCTCACAAACAAAAGAGTGACAGCATCCAACAACAGCTAAGGCCTCAgtaaggaaggaaggggagaagTGTCACTCACCACAGCAGGGTCCCCCAGATCCAGGGGGGCCCAACTGAACCCCTGTGGTAGACTGTAAGGCTCCTCACGAACACTGGCCTTATCCACCTCAATAGGACCATGGGTCGTGGAATTGTCGTCACCtggagtgtgacagagagagagagagagagagagagagagagagagatggataaaggGATAAATAAAGGGTTCTGGATAGCATTGCTGGTTTACATTGGCTTGTTATTTTAATCTCATAACTTTTACTCTGTCTTGAATCAACCATGTACTATACAACACGTTTGGGTACCATACATATACCATACCTAGTTTGGGGACTGGCTGGGTGTCCCAGAAGGGGTAGGAGCGTCTGCTGGCCTCCTCCAGGGTCCTCGGGAGGCCCTTGCCCAGGGAGAAGAGGTGCAGGGCCCTCTGGATCTCCTGCTGCTTTTCCTCCGGGAGAGCATCCAGCTGGGGAGAAACCCACAGTGTTGATCACTCTAGGCACTGGTACAGGGTCAGCTGTTATTTTCGTCcaaatggttagggttagaatagtgGTAGGGTGATCTGATTCTAGATCCGATTTTATGAGAGCATTTGTGGGAGGCCTCAGCGTGCTGTTTTTCAGAGTACTCTCTTTCTCATATTTAAGGATCACAACGTACACAGTTAACACATattcgcacacacacaaacatacacacacacacacacacaccctcgcacCATAGCAAACGGGTCTTTGGGTCCATCAAGATTCCAGGCATCCTCCTTGCTCTTCTTCTTCTTATTCCTTTTTTTCAGACCGCCACTATTTTCTTCCCCCAGGTTCTTGTCACTAAAATAAAAATGACAACAATAGAATACTAATGATTCATTTACATGCAGGGACACAATTTAAACATTGACACATTGAAGTCGGATGCATTGCACCGTCATGCTTTAGCTCGCGACATCTCTATCAGTATTGCCTACTGTAATAACAGTATTATTTGACTGTTAATAGTAGTAACACCCAACAGCACATACAAAATCACGTGGCATCCATAATTGAAAAAGTGTCCTCCTTTTAGGATTAAAAGTACATCAAGCGTAAAATAGGTTACTTGATTAAACTTACGGAAGGTTTGAATCAGTCATTgtagagcggagagagagagaccacaataCTGAATATGTGTGGCACTTGGGGTTTTGTCTCTTATCTTGAGAGACAGTTAGGGGAGGACAGTGACCGCCTTAGTCCCCCACCCCCATCTCTACCCCACCCAGGCTGCCCCATACATATCTTACTTAAAACAATGTTTGGACTCCAATAACTTGCCTGGGACTACAGTAGATGTGGCTAGAAGTGGCTGAACGGGGCTTATTTGTTTGTCAGCGGTAACTACACTGAGCAaacatataaacgcaacatgctaaAATGtcaaagactttactgagttacagttcgtatgaggaaatcagtcaattgaaataaattcattaggtcctaatctctGGATTtctcatgactgggaatacagatacgcatctgttggtcacagataccttaaaaaaaaggtaggggcgtggataaaaaaaaaactgtcagtatctggtgtgactaccATTTGCCTCCTATAGAGCGACACATCtcattcgcatagagttgatcaggctgttgattgtggcctgtggaatgttgtcccgctcctcttcaatggctgtgcgaagttgctggatattggggggaactggaacacactgtcgtacgtGTCCCTTCCGTGTTAGTTTTTTTGTTTAAAGTGTTTTAAAGTTGCAATCCACCTCAATCTACCAAGTTTTTAGTGGTATTACATGAGATAGATAATAACGAGGCAAATAGCAGTACTTTGGCTGTTAGTTTTAATCATTTTTTTTGTGAAACGTACCAAACAAACTGTCGACTTAACCCtcaatcagtggtggaaaaagtaaccaatggtcatacttgagtaaaagtatagatatcttaatagaaagttactcaagtaaaagtgaacgttggtcagtaaaatactacttgagtaaaggtgtaaaagtatttggctttaaatatacttaagtatcaaaagtaaatgtaattgcaaaaaaatACTAAAGTATCAAAAGTGAAAGTATAAATTATTTAAAATTCCTACTATTTAGCAAATCAGACTTGTCTTGTTTTAAAAATTtccggatagccagggtcacactccggACATTATTTACAAGAGATGCATTTGTGTTTCGTGagtccatcagaccagagacagtagggatgaccactgcttgataagtgtgtgaatttgactattttcctgtcctgctaagcattcaaaatgtaatgagtacttttggttgtcagggaaaatgtatggagtaaaaagtacaatattttctttaggaatgtagtaaagtaaaaattgtcaaaaatataaatagtaaagtacagaccccaaaaaactacttaagtagtactttaaagtactttgacttaagtactttacaccactgtcctCAATGGATACAGCGAGCTGCAACGTCATAATGTCATAATCTCTGACCCTTTGCTGAAAGTTTACACTACAATGGAATACCACAATCAATACAATCAACATACTGATTGGCAGTAGAGGAAGAATTCAGAAtcggatttaaaaaaaacaacccTTCAGAACACCTATTCCATCTATTATGCATGGCAATGTACAAAGCGTAAGGAATAAGACTGAGGAGCTACGGGCTTGTATCCAATACCTCTCAGAGTACCGACAATCCTGCCTGATCTGTCTATCGGAGACCTGGCTTACGGAACAGGATCCCGACTCCGTTGTGGAGTTGGAGGCCTACACAATCATTAGAATGGACCGAAACGTCAACTCCGGTAAGAGAAAAGGTGCAGGAGTTTCTGCGTTCATCAATGAGAAATACTGCAATCCTGCCCATATTACAACTAAGCACCAGGTCTGTACTACAGACATTAAACTACGGCCATACTACCTGCCATTTGAATTAAATCAGGCCAGACAATTCATTGTTTACACTGCTCCCCCCCGGCACCCAAATAGCTGCCGACTCGATCCATGACCTTGTATCCCAGGCTTAAACAGAGTCACCCGAAGCGGTAAAGCTGACCATGGGAGACTTTATCATGTGCAGTCTATCTGGACATTTACCATCATACCAGCAATGTGTTACATGTCCTACCCGAAATGAAGCCTGTCTGGACCTTTGTTATGGTAACATCGCAGGTGTGCATTCTTCCAAGGCACTACCCAATCTCAGGGATTCGGATCTTAATAACATGGTTCAGCTCATCCCAGTCTACAAACCACGACTGCAGCGAGAGAAGGCTAAAAAGGTGGAGATTAAAAACTGGACTCCTGAAGCTACTTAAGCCCTCCAGGACTGTTTAGAGTCCACTGACTGGGCGGCCTTGACAGACAGAGCCCATGACCTGGAGGAGGCAGTGGATACTGTCTCTGAGTACATCCGTTTCTGTGAAGATCTCGTTATTCCCAAAAATAAATCGTGGGTAAATTGGGAGCCCCTCAACCAGAAAAAAACAAGTCTTTAAATGAGGTGCCAGTAAAGAGGAAAGGAAAAATATGCAGAGGAGACTCAAAAGCAAAATGAAGGAGTGCAAGGCAGCATACAAAGACAAATTAGAAAACCTTTTTAAGGACAATGACAGTAGGAAAGCCTGGCAAGGGCTACAAACCATCACAGGCTACAAACAAAACAGACATTGTATGACTGATGAAAATGACCTTATTTTGCAAATgatttgaacagtttctattgtAGGTTTATGTGTGATTTTACATCGCGGCAGAAAGTGGCCCTGGATAGTATAGACAGCATACCAGCTGTTGATATACAGATCTCTGTGAATGATGTCAAGCAATACTTTCAATGTGTCAACCCACGAAAATCATATGGTCCAGACAGCGTCAGCAGCCAGGCACTTCaggcatgcgctgaccagctcgCAATACCATTCCAGAACCTGTTCCAGCTGTGACTGGACAGTGGGATAATTCCAGACGTATGGAATAAGTCGCTGAATGTCCCAGTACCTAAAAACAACAGGCCAAAAGAAAATAACGATTTCCGCCCTGTAGCCCTGACATCTGTACCTATGATCACTTAGAACAGGCAGTACGAACACTTAGAACAGGCAGTACGAACACTTAGAacaggcagatagcctagtgaaAATGTTATTCGTTGACTTCAGTAGCACGTTTAACACCATCCAACCCTACTTAATTGTGTATAAGCTGGTGAATTTGGGTGTCAACTCTCTACTGATCAAGTGGAGTAATAGTTCCCTTGTGTACCGTACTCAACAAGTAAAGTTTATCTCCGCCATCTCTACATCAAGAACGGTGAATATGGGAGACCCACAAGGTTGTGTACTTTCACCaatactgtacacactgtacacaaacGATTGACAAGCCTCTGAAAATGATTTAAATACGCAGATGACACCACTGTTGTGGGTTTCCTCCACCTAGACCAAGCCTCCTTCAGGGTTTAGACAGAGGAACTGCCAAATTCATCCAGTGGTGCGCAGATAACTTTCTTGAAATTAACGGTAAGAAAACAAAAGAGATGGAAATTAATTTTAGAAGGAACAAAACTGCACTACCCCCTACGAAGATCAATGGGGAATCAGTCGATAGAGTGACCACATAAATACCTGGGAATCAAAATAGACAATAAACTGAAATTCAGTGACTGTGCCCTTACAAAGAAATTGCAACAGAATATTTCTTTACGCAAACTGAATCATTTTAATGTCGACTGCCATATCCTACAAATGTTCTATAAATCTGTgggctgtcctttggtctgatatgcATGTTTGGAAACATGCAAGACCAAGTCAAGCTTAGATCAAGAATCAGCCACCAACCCGTTGTAATGGTTTTCTTCTGTGGacaaaggagaggaccaaagcgcagcgtggttagtgttcatcatgtttaataaagaacataaacactacaaatacaaaacaacaaatgtgaaaaaccgaaacagttctgtctggtgcagacacacgaagacagaagacaaccacccacaaaacccaacacaaaacaggctacctaaatatggttcccaatcagagacaatgactaacacctgcctctgattgagaaccatatcaggccaaacatagaaacgggaaaactagacacacaacatagaatgcccactcagctcacgtcctgaccaacactaaaacaaagaaaacacaaaagaactatggtcagaacgtgacacctgtACACAAAACTCATCCACCAAACTTGAAAGCATTTTACCGGACAGAACCCATCCCCTTCCCCTTAAATCTCAGTCACAGCAGCAGCCGGAAGAGGGGAAAGAGACTTATTCAAAGGATGATCAAAACAGATAGATATGGGGACTTTTATTCCAACAGCCATTAGGCTGTACAATGGATAGTTTGTTGGTCCCTTGAGTATACAGCATATTGCACTGTTACTGTGAATGAGTAGGTTCCAGCACTTTCAATACGCTTCTGTGTTTTCATGTTTTATGTACTGTGTTTTTAAACACATTACCAAATGAATTTCCCTCTGGTGGAATAATAAAGTTGATCTGAAtctgatccagagcatcccaaacatactcAATGGGTGAAATGTCTGGTAAGTATGCAGTCCATGAAAGATCAGTGACATTTTCACCTTTCAGGAatagtgtacagatccttgcgacatggggctgtgcattgtcatgctgaaacattaaGTGATgccggcggatgaatggcacgtcaatggcctcaggatcttgtcacggtatctctgtgcattcaaattgccatcaataaaatgcaattctgttctttgtccgtagcttatgcatgcccataccataaccccaccaccaccatggggcactctgttcacaacattgacatctgcaaaccgctcgcccacacgatgccatacacacTGTTTGTCTTCTGCCTTCAGTTGAAACCCGGGATTCTtcggtgaagagcacacttctccagcatgccagtggccatcgaaggtgagcaatTGCTCACTGATGTCGGCTACGGCGCCGAACTCCAGTCaggtttctgggatcttttatttcagctcataaaatatggaaccaacactttacatgttgcgtttatatttttgttcagtgtaaattacCAAGTAACATTCTGAAGCTTAATTCGAAACCGAATGACCTTGATTGACTCCACTTTCGTATTGTCTTCCCTCACATTTCTACATGAACAAGTATATATTTAGCTAGAACATTATTTTCCCTGAGGGAATTTCACTTGTCGTGTATGACGTTCATACCTAGGCCTACATATGAACAATATAGAGCAATATGAATGAACTAAGATGGCGCCGATAGAGATGGCAGtttcgcttctagtccttaggaaactgtgcagtattttgttatgtattatttcttacactgttagcccagaaaaccttaagtgttattacatacagccgggaagaactattggatatcagagaaaCTTCAACTTAACAGCACAACCAGCACaatgaccaggaatacaactttcccaatgcggatcctttgtctgcacctccccgggcatttgaactgattccagaggccgacccaaaacaatgcCT
Proteins encoded:
- the nmt1b gene encoding glycylpeptide N-tetradecanoyltransferase 1b, which translates into the protein MTDSNLPDKNLGEENSGGLKKRNKKKKSKEDAWNLDGPKDPFAMLDALPEEKQQEIQRALHLFSLGKGLPRTLEEASRRSYPFWDTQPVPKLGDDNSTTHGPIEVDKASVREEPYSLPQGFSWAPLDLGDPAVLRELCALLNENYMEEDDNTSRFDFSPEYLLWALCPPGWLPQWHCGVKVNTNQKLVGFIAAVPTNIRIYDTEKRMVQVHFLCVHKKLRSKRMTPVLIREITRRVNLQGVCQAVYTASGVLPKPVATCRYWHRSLNPRKLIEVNFPISSLRGNMTVQRALKLNRLLEAPKTAGLRPMTRGDVKGVHMLLQGYLKKYHLTPVLSQEEVEHWLLPRENVIDTYVVESSAGVLTDFVSFYTMVSRVLNHPVHKGLKAAHSLYCVSSSTPLPDLMEDTLFLAKSKGFDVFTVLDLMENTSFLEKLKFGIGDRSLHYYLYNWRCPTIGLKMVGLVLL